The Changchengzhania lutea genomic sequence CAGTATGTCCTTTTTGAAATGACACTTTAAAAAGATATAGCGAAACATTTGTGTTCATGAATTCAATAATTCAAAATAGAAGTGCATGAATAAAAGCCCGACCTTTAGGTAACGTTCATAAAACTATACTTCTAGCTTTTTTAATTCCTTATAATTCCTGTTTAAGCGTTTTAATAACCAGCCGTAGATGAGCTTGTAAAAGAGCCAAATAATTGCCACGAAAATGGTAATAGTTATAAACATAAAGCCGTAAAGGAAGAGCATCTGTTTGTCATTAAAATGGGATATTTTACTCATGACCTTGGGGTCGTTTGTAAAGGTGAAGTAAAAGCCAATAATTAATGAAATACCCGCCATAATTAAATTATAAAGCACGTAGTATTTGATAATTTTACGAGTTTTTAAGATGCTTTCCATGAGTCTTTTTGCGTTGTCTGTAACGGAAATAGACTTATAAGCCTTGAAGAGCAGGTAAATAAACAGTAAAATAACGGCATAGCTAAAAATGGTAAGTGCGGTAAATAAACCGGTATTAGCATACATAGTCTCTAACTTGCTTCTATATGAGTCTGATACTATATAAGGTATGGTATTAACCAAAATCCAAAATAGTAACTCTGCTATGCTAATGTACAAGAGCGTCTTAACTATTGAAGACGATTTTTTATGTAACATCGGGTAGATGTCTGTCACCGAAAGTTTCTTGTGCTCTGCATCTTGTTTCTTCCAGTCTTTCTTTAATAAATCTAATTCATCCATAGGTTACGGATTTAAAATGGTTCTAAGTTTTGTTTTAATCCTATTCATCTTCACACGTGCATTCACTTCACTAATACCAAGTGTTTCACTTATTTCTCTATAATCTTTATCTTCTAAATAAAGAAATACCAGTGCTTTTTCAATGTCGTTTAACTTGTGCACCGCTTTATACAATGTCTTTAACTGTTGTTCTTCGGTGTCATCATAATCCTCAGCTTTCATTTTAAAGGCGACACCTTCAAAATCTTGGGTGGTTATTTGACGTTTGGATTTTCGGTATAAGGTAATCGCCGTATTTAAGCCCACGCGATACATCCACGTGCTGAATTTTGAGTCACCCCTAAACTTCGGATAGGCTTTCCAAAGTTGTATGGTGATCTCTTGAAATAAATCATTATGAGCGTCATAATTATTGGTGTATAAACGACACACTTTATGAATGATATTTTGATGCTTTTCAAGCAATTCAACAAAGCTATGTTCTAGTTGTTTATTCAAAAGTTTCGGTTAGTTATTCTGTAAGTAGCATTTCAGGGTTAATTGTTACAGTATTTGTTGTATCATATCTTAAATTCTTCTTTTAAGAGCCGTGTTATTTTATAATTAACGTGATGAGTAATAGAATGTAGCTCATTTTAAAATTATTAAATTAAGACTTTATATTATATTATATAAAAATTTGATAATTAATTTGTTAATAACACTTAATAGATTTTGTCTATGAGCCTCTTTTGGTCTAAAATCTACTGTCTGAAGGTGTTATAAGATAAGTGAAAAATTATACTCACATATGAAAAATCAAAAGACGCATCAAACAAATATATGGTAAATTAATTATCAGAAATACCACGCAATGCCTGCCTTGTCTATGCTAATATATAACTTTTTATTTAAGACTTTTTGTGATGAAAAAGATGCTATTTTACTTAGGTATAAATCGCAATAGTAGATACAATTTGAGGAACCAAAATCGGACTGTCTGCCATAAAAATTATAGGAACGATTCTATACATACAATAGTAATATTTAACATAAAGAAGCTGTTAGTTTTCCAAATGCTTCAATTCAGCATTAGATAATTACAATTCGGTTATTAAATGTTTTAGGTATAAAATGTTTAGTTCAATTTTACGATATCAAATTAAAAACGAACGATACCATAACTTAAATCATGCAAAAGCTACCAATCATTTTTATCACATGTTTAACCCTCCAAATAACGGCGCAAACAACCGTCAACGGCACCGTTGTCAATTCGAAGAACACACCCATAGAAGGCGCAAATATATATTTAGAAGGAACATATGATGGCGGAACAACAAATGAAAAAGGTAGGTTTTCATTTAAAACTAACGAAACAGGAAGTCAAACCTTAATGGCTTCTTACCTCTCTTATGAAACGTTTACTATGATGGGCGATGTATCGTACATGGAAAACTTATCCATCAAGTTGCGCGATGATGTGAATACACTAGATGCTGTTGTGCTGTCTGCTGGAACATTTCAAGCAGGCGATAACAGCAAAGTAAATGTTTTAAAGCCCTTAGACGTCGTAACTACGGCTAGTGCCTTGGGTGACTTTGTTGGCGCCTTACAGACCTTGCCAGGTACTACAACGGTAGCCGAAGATGGGCGTCTGTTTGTGCGAGGTGGAGATGCCGAAGAGACTCAAATATTTATCGACGGTATTCGAGTGTTCACGCCTTATACGCCTACAACCAATAATGCCCCTACACGCGGACGTTATTCGCCATTTCTATTTGATGGAATTACTTTTTCCACAGGCGGCTATTCGGCGGAATTCGGGCAAGCCTTATCCAGTGTCTTGTTGCTAAATACGATCGATGAACCCGATCAAGAAAAAACCGATATTGGTATCATGTCGGTCGGAGCTACGCTTGGAAATACTCAAAAATGGGAAAGCAGTTCTTTGAGTGTTAATGCATCTTATATTAATTTGGCGCCTTATAATGCTCTATTTCCTAACAGGAACGACTGGGTGTCTCCATTTGAAACGTTTTCAGGAGAAACGGTGTTTCGGAAAAAAACAAATTTGGGTTTATTTAAATTGTATGGTGCGTTTGATGCCACCAATTTCGAAGTCATACAAGAAGATATTAATTATGCCGATGGTGTACGTATTAAACTGAATAATAAAAATTTATACTTTAATAGCTCGTATCAAGGGACTTTAAATGATATGTGGTCTGTGTTTGGAGGCATGAGCTATACGCTTGCAAATAATAAATTAAATTTTATGGATAGCTCAATTAATGATATCCAAAACTCATTACACGCTAAATTGAAATTTAAGAACAGAATTAGTAATCGCTTAAAGCTTTATTTTGGAGGTGAATACTTTTTAACCGATTTTGAAGAAGACTATTCAGATACTACCGTTAATGATGCACGTTACGGTTTTGACAATAATATAGCCGCTGTTTTTGCTGAAGCTGATGTTTTTATATCGAAAAAATTGGCCTTTAAAGCTGGAATCCGTGGTACATACAGTGAGCTATTTAAGGCGTTTAATTTGGCTCCGCGTCTGTCGTTGGCATATAAAACATCTGAAAAAACTCAAATCTCGCTGGCCTATGGAAACTTTTATCAAAATCCATCCAGCAACGTTTTGAAGTTTAATCAAAATTTAAAGTCTCAAAATACGACACATTATATCATTAACTATCAGTATAATGCAGATAGAAAAATTTTTAGAGCAGAGGCCTACTATAAGAAATATGACGATTTAGTAAAGTATGACACAGAATTCCCGCTATTTGATAGTGCCTTTAATAACAACGGGTACGGTTCAGCCAAGGGCATTGATTTTTTCTGGCGTGATAGTAAAACCATTAAAAATTTAGATTATTGGGTGAGCTATTCCTTATTGGATACAGAGCGCGATTATAAAAACTACCCTTCAAAAGCACAACCAAATTTTGCAAATACTCATAATTTGTCAGTTGTTGGAAAATATTGGATCAATGACTGGCGCAGTCAAGTTGGTTTTAGCTATGCATTTGCTTCAGGGAGAACATATACGAATCCAAATAGCCCTGGTTTTTTGAATGACAAAACAAAATCCTTTAATAGCTTAAGTATCAATTGGGCATATTTAATTAGTCCGCAAAAAATCTTGTATGCCTCTGTAAACAATGTTCTAGGTTTTAAAAACATTAACGGCTATCAATATGCCGATATACCAAATGAAAACGGTCAATTTAATAGGCGGGCACTAACGCCTGCCACAGATCAATTTTTCTTTGTCGGTTTCTTTTGGACCATTAGTGATGATAAAAAAAGCAATCAATTGGATAACTTGTAGGGGTAAAAAAAGGTGAACATAAGACTCTAGGTAATACACATTTAAATTATAAAGAGTAGGCGCAGAATATAGCAAGATTCTTATTTGACAACATGTCTGCTATGATGTTAAAATTTGTTTTCAATTTTACATTTACACAGATAAATATTTTATAGCATCCTCAATAGATTTTATGAAGTTTTTAGATGTGTCAAAATATCTTATCCTATTTTCTTTGCAGGATTTTTCTATTTGTCTACTATGAGCTATCATATTTTTAACATGATCTATTACATATGCATCAGATTTATCTTCTAGCCAATCATTTTTTTCATTGCTAAAATCCTTTATTTCTTTAACCTTTTTATCAATACTAACATCTGTATAGCCCATAAAACATATAGTTAGTTTGTCTGGATATTTTTTAAATAATTCTATTATTAATTCAGGGAGTATGGCTTCTCCTTCAATAATACAATCCGTTTCAACAGATAACATACTTTCAAACATGGCTTTCAAGAAACTCCATAATCTTTGAGCTATGTCATCTGGAAATAATTTATCATGTATTCCATACTCTGGAATACCGTTTGTAAATCCCATCATAATCCAATCAAGAGATACATATGGTATTCCCTTTTGGATCGATAATTTTTTTGCAATTATTGTCTTTCCGGACCTTGATGCTCCGCTAATTACATATAACATATTAATTACACCTCTTTTTAAATTTACTATCTATTATATAAGCCCGTCTGTATGTTTCTTTTAACCAAAAAATTAATTTATTATGAATGTTTTTGGCATTGTTTTTAATATGAACCTCCTAGGTTTTTTTGCTTGAAATAATCCTTAATCATTCTAAAAAAATCACTCATTAAAAGGATTATGTTGGAAGGCTCTTACCACCTTACAAATTTTCAAATTTGTCCAACAAAATCCAAAAAGACTTTTTTGTGACGTTCAAGATCCATATTGGGAGAAAGTGCTACACGGGCAATATAATCTTTGTCGCCTTCTTTAGTCGTCCCTTGAGTAGATGTTGCAGGAATCGTCCAATAACACCCATTTAACTGCCCATAGCTCACACAATACTTGCTTTCATTGGGGATTTTTGTAATCATTAAATTGATTAATTTATGATTTAATGCTCTTTTATAGGCTTCTTTTTCTTCATCCGTATTGCCTTTAGTGGGAAGATCTAATGAAAACACAGACGGAGTAAAGCCTTGTTCTGCCAATGCTGACGAAACAAAATTAATTTTCGCATCTGGTAAAGTATCGTGGATAAAGTTTACAAATTCACGTGTATTCTTATAAGCATCCTTAATTCTTTGATTCATGGAAGGCAATTGCTTAGCTAATATTTCCATTTGAAGATCTGTAGCCTCGTTATCGCAAAGTCTTAGATGCATCTCTATTTTTTCCATCAAATCATCCGTTTTTTTATTTCCTACACAATAGCCGGCAGTGCATTGCCCGCCACTTGGGAATTTAGATCCACTAGCATAGGAAATTGCCCTAACCTTTGACAGTATGTCGCCTTCACCTAAAAAGTGCACATTGGGACAAAATGTTTGATCTAAAATAAAAATGGGATCGACAGCAATTTCACCTTTACTAGTTTTACGTCCTTTACTTAAAACATCTCTTAATTTTATAAGATCTGGAACTTCAACTCTAGGATTGGTGGGTATTTCAGCAATTATGTATGGAATAGCATCTTCTTTTGCAATTTTGTTTAAAACGATATCAATACTTTGCACCATGTCATTGTCGCCATCCACTGGTAAATCCACCACTTCAACATTATCTATGCAAGTAGCCACACGTCTTGCTTGGTCATTTGTGCCACCATAACAATTTGGAGGAACAACAAATTTTATAGCTTTCCCTTCATGATTTTCTAACGCATCGTGAACTAGCCCCATCATAATTGCATATTGGATAGATAGTCCACTTGAACCCACTAGTGCCTTTGTATTTGTGCCGGTAATGGTTGCAATAGATTCTAAGACATGTTTTTTGTTTCTCTCGACATTGCTTTTCTTACTATGAAAAGAAGACTTCTCAATGAGTGTCTCTAATGCAGCAAGACAATTGGCTGGCGTCATGGCTATGGTCTCTCTTCTTCGGACATGCTGAATTTCTGAAATATAACTTTCATTTTGCTCACCATTTACTAATAAAACACTTCCAAGATGCCCATGAAGATTAACAAAAAAGTCAATCCCGAGAGCTATCGGGATTGGGGTGAGATCAAGAGTGCTGATTTCATCTTGTTCTGAAATGAAAATGGTACTTCCGTCAAACACAGAAATATTTTCTAAATTCTTAACATGCTTTAATTCAAAGTTATAACCATAAACACGTTTGATTACTTCAGTATCAAAAAAATCAGGTAATTGATCTGTATAAACAATTTGGGTTTTTTTATTAATCAATAAATTCTTTCTCAGAATGGCTAAAATGGGGATTGTTTTTGATGAAAAGCTGATTACACTTTCTGGTTTTAGATGATGCAAGTTAGCAATTACCCATTCTAGAATACAAGATAATGGGTGACCTAATCTTATATAGTCATAAGCAGTCGGTAATTCACTTAGTGCCGATGCTTCAGAATTATTGTCATTAAATAAGGTTTCAAACTGTTCTGAAAATTGAATTTTGGCCAAATTTTCATCATAAATATCCAGTCGATGAGTTGTTAGACTCAACCAGCCAGCTGGCATATTTTCTAAAACATCTTTAATATAATTTAGCATTTTATTGTATTCCATATTTTACACTATTAGAGGACCGGTAATCTACATTAATTAGATTTGTTTTAAAAGTGTTAATTGAATTTTATTATGTCGTGCCTAACGGTCTAGTTTAAAAAAGTAGGCAAATAAAAAAATTCTTGAAACCGACTATCCTTGAGGCAGAGCCATAGGGGTATTTCGCCGGTTTCATTTTGGCCTTTAGGCCAAAAACCGAAATTTTATATTTTACCTCACCCGGAACTGCAAAAAGGCAGTTCCGGCCTCTCCAAAAGAGAGGTGAATCGGAAACCCCGAGGCAGAGCCATCGGAGAATTATTTAGATTAAATAGTGTCCAAGAGGCATAAATTGAACTGATGATTATCATAGTAATTTATAATTATCAAAACTATTTTTATCACATATTTTGAAAATAATAATGCGGAATTGATATGGGCATTTTTATTTGTAAATTGATTTTGTTTTAAAAAACGTTAAGCTATGAATAAGTATCATACTATTATAATTGCAGGAGCAGGTGGTATTGCTCAGGCCGTAGGACTCATACTTGCCGAATGGAGTAAAGTATCTCCAACTATTTTTATTGGCAATAGAACACTTTCTAAAGCGCAAAGCCTAGTAAAATGGATTGAAGATGGCAGTACCAAATCTTGCTCCATAAAATCATTCCACCTTTCTGAGAAAGGTCTTACTAGAGAAATGAAAGATATATTTAATCAAGCAGATATAATCCTTGACTGCTTACCAGGAACCCAAGCACCAAAAATAGCACGCTATGCCAATGATTATAATATGCATTATGCAAACCTGACTGAATATGTTGCAGAGACTCAAGAAATCATAGAATTAGCAAAAGATGCAACAACAGGTTTTATCCTGCAAACAGGTCTCGCTCCAGGTTATATTGATGTGTTGGCTAATCATCTTTTTAAAGAATTTTGCACTGATTTTCAAGTTAGTAAAGTAGATAATTTAGTTTTTAAGGTAGGAGCGCTTACAAAAAATGCTGTTGCACCTCATTATTATGGATTCACTTGGAGTCCTGTAGGTGTCGCTACAGAATATATAAAAGAAGCCGAAGTGATTAGAAATTTTAAAAAAACAAGGCGTCCTTCCTTATCAGAACGTGTACCTATAATAATTGATGGAACTACCTATGAAGAAGACCTCACTTCGGGAGGTGCGGCAGACTTACCTGATGCATTAATAGGAAAGGTAAATTCGCTTGATTATAAGACTTTGAGGTATCCAGGACATTATGCTTGGATACAAGAACAAATTAATAATATAGACACTATTGATAAACCTATTGAAACCTTACAGTTAATTATGGAAAAACAAATTCCACATATTGAAGATGACCAAATTGTATTATATGCAGCAGTACAAGGTAAAGATGCCAATGGAAAATTGCAAAGACGAGAAGTCTCAAAGCAAATTTTTCCTCAAAAAGTAGGCAAGCATAAATTAAGAGCCATTCAAACAACAACAGCTGTACCTTTAATACAATCAGCTCAACTATTACTTGAATCTTCTTGTAAAGGAATCATATTGCAAAGTGAGATTGAACCAAAATGTTTTTTAAACGGAAATTTTATCGTTCCAGTTTATGGAAAGGTTTAAATATGTACTGCTTGTTAGCTCTTTTGAAGCGTTCAATACTTTAAGCTACTTCGAAATTTGACTTGCAACAAAAAAGTGGACAATTAGTTAAGAGACTATGCGGCTAAATTATTATTATACAATTCTAATTCAAATTCGTTAATGGATTTCATTCCTAAAGCAGAATGTCTTCTGTTTTTATTATACCAAGTTTCTATCCAACTAAAGATTGATAATTCAGCTTGAGATCTATATTGGTATTTATGTTTATATATCCATTCTACTTTTAAAGATAAAGAAAGATTTTGCATATCCGTTTAATGTCCATTAGCTGTAATGCTAACTATAACAAGTCTATCGAAAACCTTTTCACCAAAATATCTTCTATTGAGCTTATAAATGAACTCATTTAAACAAAGCTGTAAATATTTGGCTTTAATCTTGTGATATGTTCCCACGAAGTTCCTTTTTGCATTGCTTATAGCAATATGCACCCATTTCAAGGTCTCTTTTGTTGTTCGTTCGTTTGGCTTTTCGCTGATATGTATATCTACATAGTCGGCGATGTTCACATATGATGTGCTCTTATCGGTAAAAACTATAGAATCATCATTATCTATTGCTTTCTGTAGTGTTTGATCGTTCCCTCCATTTTATGGCCCGTAAGAACCTTCGCTTTGAAGTATCTAGCTTGACGCCCTACTTTTCCTGTATTTATACCTTCTAAAACAGTACTCTCTGCCATTATCATCACATTGGATTTGGTCCCACTGCCACGCCCTGCTTTCTGTGTCCGATGTTTATGGGCAGATGCCTCTATTGTAAAATATCCTTCGTCAGCCTCTATCATTCCCTCAAGAGTATAACGGTCGTCTCGCTGCCCCATTGCCTTGCGAAGCTTATGAACCATAGCCCAGACTGGTTCATAGCGCTTCAACCCCAATTGGCGCTGAATTTCCTTACTGGAAAAACCTTTTTTAGTTGTGCCCAATAAAAATATTGTCCTGTACCAAACCATAAAGGACAGTTTGGAACTCTCCATTATAGTGCCGCTACGCAAAGATATTCTTGCATTGCAAGATTTACATTGGTAACTCCACTTATTTTTGAGCCAATGGTGATTTGTGCCTCGGCACCGATGACAAACAACACCCTGTTGGTCACGTTGTTCTTTAAAATGCATTCTGCAACTATGCTCATCTGTAAAGTGTACTCCAAAAGAAAATATATCCATATTCAACTGTCTTGATATCAATTAAATATATGGAATTTTATTCAAATTAGGGATATTTACGGATATACAAAAGAAAGGTTCAGCTACAGCATTATCCCAACAATTACCTTTTCTACTCATAGACTGTCTTATCATTCCATCATAATTCTTAATCATTTTAGTAAAAGCATAACTTGCATACTGTGAACCTCTGTCAGAATGAAAAATAAGTTCTTCTGTTATATGATTATTTTTAATAGCCATATTCCAAGCTCTGACAATGGTATTCTCCGTGGTTAAATCATCACTCATAGACCAGCCTACCACTTTTCTGTTGAATAGATCAATAATGACCGTTAAATACATCCAGCCTTGGCCTGTTTGTACATAGGTCATATCTGATACCCATACTTGATTTATTCTAGAAGCTCTAAAATTCTGATTCAAAATATTTGGAGCTATAGGGTGTTTATGGTTAGAATTTGTTGTGACTCTAAATTTACGTGTCCTTCTTGCATATAAATAGTTAGCCCGCATGATTCTAGCTACTCTAGGTCTTGAAACATACTCGCCATAGGTTTGTTCTAATTCTACTTGAATTCTTGGAGCTCCATAACTATCAAAACTATCATCAAAAATAGTCGATATAAGTGCTGTCGACTTTTGATTGTAAACCCATCGCTTTGAAGGGCCTTGTTTTAACCAATTATAATAACCACTTTTACTCGCTGCTAATACACGTCACATCTTTTCAACTGGAAATTTCAATTTATGCTGTTTTATGAACGTAAATTTTTCCTGTCGCTCTCGGAAATGCGAAGCATTCATGAATACCTTAATTGAAAATAAAAAACTATGAACTAAAAGATGCTGATCGCCTTTTTTAAGATATCGCGTTCTAACTCCATATCTTTTAACTGTCTCTTCAATGTTGCAATCTCTCGCTGTTCATCGGTCTGTTTTGGCTTACCATGTCCTGGAAAACTGGTTTTTGACTCTCGTCGCCAACGATGTAAAACTGAAGTAGGTATATCTAATTCTTTACATGCTTGTGAAACATTGCCCCGGGAATAGCTTAATCCTATAGCTTTCTGCTTAAATTCTATTGTGTAATTTCTGTGGCTTCTGGTCATAATTCAAAGTTAAGTTATTAACCTAGAATCTCTCTTCTTACTGTCCAGTCAAATATAGTAAGTCCAGTGTTCTATTACCTGCATAATTGTATGATCAGATAGATATTGAACAAGTACAAAAGCTTTAAAGGAAGCAAAATCAAAGCAGTAAAATGGCTTAGGTTTATTACAAAGTCATATCCAAATCTGTTCAATCATTGGGGACTGGGATACAAACTGGTCTAAATACAATTTAGGCTTTATCGACTGTATAACAAGAGCCGTATGAATCGAGAGGTTCACGTACGGTTCTGTGAGAGGTTTAGGGGTGAAATTCCCCTTTACCTACTCGACTTTATTTACCATGGTCTGTTTCCTATATTTAAATCAATATTTTTAATGATTTTTCCATTAGTGTAATTTACAGCAACCCTTTGCCCTTTCGCTTTAAATAAAATTAAATAAAAACCATTAAATAAAGCTCCTTCATAAGGGTTTTCTAAATCGTATTTCTCATCTGATTCGACTTCCCAAATCAAAATTCCATTAGCATTAAAAGCAATAACATTGTTATAATTGATTTTTTTTAATGGTCGTGATGCATTTAAAATAACAATATGTAAATCATTAAAGTCATATACTTTGTAAATAGTTTCGTTTTGAAATTCTAAACTTTTTTTATTTAAAATAACTGATTTCTTATCACTTGAAATTTTCATAATTATAAATTTTGAATATTACTAAACCAAGATGGGTCAAAAGTATCTGGATAAGGTATTTCAAATTGGGTAACACCTCCGTTTGTCCCAAATTGAGTAACATCTCCTGCTTCGCCTGTTCTCATTTTTGTACCAGATGGAATATTTACATCAACAATTTTATTAGGAGTGTTAGGTAAAGATAGAAAGTCTTGGATTTGAGTAGGTGTCATTCCTTGAATATCACTTGCTTTTACCATCCATCTACCATCTGGAAGGGTCGACCCCTCTGTAAATACTCTGACAAATTGTTCGGTTTCTGACGTAACAAATTCTGTTACAGGCTTTCCTAATTTATATGGAGCATTTAACCCAGCTTGTATGAATTCAGCATTCACATCATCCGCTTTTCTAAACAGAACAGAGCCATCCATAGCTTTAATACCATGTTTGGAAACCTCCATAACATTATTTGCAAT encodes the following:
- a CDS encoding RNA polymerase sigma factor — protein: MNKQLEHSFVELLEKHQNIIHKVCRLYTNNYDAHNDLFQEITIQLWKAYPKFRGDSKFSTWMYRVGLNTAITLYRKSKRQITTQDFEGVAFKMKAEDYDDTEEQQLKTLYKAVHKLNDIEKALVFLYLEDKDYREISETLGISEVNARVKMNRIKTKLRTILNP
- a CDS encoding TonB-dependent receptor; this translates as MQKLPIIFITCLTLQITAQTTVNGTVVNSKNTPIEGANIYLEGTYDGGTTNEKGRFSFKTNETGSQTLMASYLSYETFTMMGDVSYMENLSIKLRDDVNTLDAVVLSAGTFQAGDNSKVNVLKPLDVVTTASALGDFVGALQTLPGTTTVAEDGRLFVRGGDAEETQIFIDGIRVFTPYTPTTNNAPTRGRYSPFLFDGITFSTGGYSAEFGQALSSVLLLNTIDEPDQEKTDIGIMSVGATLGNTQKWESSSLSVNASYINLAPYNALFPNRNDWVSPFETFSGETVFRKKTNLGLFKLYGAFDATNFEVIQEDINYADGVRIKLNNKNLYFNSSYQGTLNDMWSVFGGMSYTLANNKLNFMDSSINDIQNSLHAKLKFKNRISNRLKLYFGGEYFLTDFEEDYSDTTVNDARYGFDNNIAAVFAEADVFISKKLAFKAGIRGTYSELFKAFNLAPRLSLAYKTSEKTQISLAYGNFYQNPSSNVLKFNQNLKSQNTTHYIINYQYNADRKIFRAEAYYKKYDDLVKYDTEFPLFDSAFNNNGYGSAKGIDFFWRDSKTIKNLDYWVSYSLLDTERDYKNYPSKAQPNFANTHNLSVVGKYWINDWRSQVGFSYAFASGRTYTNPNSPGFLNDKTKSFNSLSINWAYLISPQKILYASVNNVLGFKNINGYQYADIPNENGQFNRRALTPATDQFFFVGFFWTISDDKKSNQLDNL
- a CDS encoding PLP-dependent aminotransferase family protein, whose product is MEYNKMLNYIKDVLENMPAGWLSLTTHRLDIYDENLAKIQFSEQFETLFNDNNSEASALSELPTAYDYIRLGHPLSCILEWVIANLHHLKPESVISFSSKTIPILAILRKNLLINKKTQIVYTDQLPDFFDTEVIKRVYGYNFELKHVKNLENISVFDGSTIFISEQDEISTLDLTPIPIALGIDFFVNLHGHLGSVLLVNGEQNESYISEIQHVRRRETIAMTPANCLAALETLIEKSSFHSKKSNVERNKKHVLESIATITGTNTKALVGSSGLSIQYAIMMGLVHDALENHEGKAIKFVVPPNCYGGTNDQARRVATCIDNVEVVDLPVDGDNDMVQSIDIVLNKIAKEDAIPYIIAEIPTNPRVEVPDLIKLRDVLSKGRKTSKGEIAVDPIFILDQTFCPNVHFLGEGDILSKVRAISYASGSKFPSGGQCTAGYCVGNKKTDDLMEKIEMHLRLCDNEATDLQMEILAKQLPSMNQRIKDAYKNTREFVNFIHDTLPDAKINFVSSALAEQGFTPSVFSLDLPTKGNTDEEKEAYKRALNHKLINLMITKIPNESKYCVSYGQLNGCYWTIPATSTQGTTKEGDKDYIARVALSPNMDLERHKKVFLDFVGQI
- a CDS encoding saccharopine dehydrogenase family protein → MNKYHTIIIAGAGGIAQAVGLILAEWSKVSPTIFIGNRTLSKAQSLVKWIEDGSTKSCSIKSFHLSEKGLTREMKDIFNQADIILDCLPGTQAPKIARYANDYNMHYANLTEYVAETQEIIELAKDATTGFILQTGLAPGYIDVLANHLFKEFCTDFQVSKVDNLVFKVGALTKNAVAPHYYGFTWSPVGVATEYIKEAEVIRNFKKTRRPSLSERVPIIIDGTTYEEDLTSGGAADLPDALIGKVNSLDYKTLRYPGHYAWIQEQINNIDTIDKPIETLQLIMEKQIPHIEDDQIVLYAAVQGKDANGKLQRREVSKQIFPQKVGKHKLRAIQTTTAVPLIQSAQLLLESSCKGIILQSEIEPKCFLNGNFIVPVYGKV